The following are encoded in a window of Oncorhynchus mykiss isolate Arlee chromosome 31, USDA_OmykA_1.1, whole genome shotgun sequence genomic DNA:
- the LOC110504919 gene encoding ubiquitin-conjugating enzyme E2 D2 isoform X1 produces the protein MALKRIHKELNDLGRDPPAQCSAGPVGDDMFHWQATIMGPNDSPYQGGVFFLTIHFPTDYPFKPPKLAFTTRIYHPNINSNGSICLDILRSQWSPALTISKVLLSICSLLCDPNPDDPLVPEIARIYKTDTEKYNRLAREWTEKYAML, from the exons ATGGCCTTAAAACGAATTCACAAG GAGCTGAACGACCTGGGCAGGGACCCTCCTGCACAGTGTTCCGCTGGCCCGGTTGGAGACGACA TGTTTCATTGGCAAGCTACAATTATGGGGCCT AATGACAGCCCATACCAAGGTGGTGTTTTTTTCCTGACTATTCACTTCCCCACAGACTATCCCTTCAAACCACCTAAG CTTGCGTTCACCACAAGAATTTATCACCCAAATATTAACAGTAACGGCAGCATCTGCCTGGATATTTTGAGATCACAGTGGTCTCCAGCATTAACTATCTCTAAAG TACTTTTGTCCATTTGTTCACTCTTAtgtgaccccaaccctgacgacCCGTTAGTGCCAGAGATCGCCCGTATCTACAAAACAGATACGGAAAA GTATAATAGACTAGCGAGAGAATGGACAGAAAAGTACGCTATGCTTTAG
- the LOC110504919 gene encoding ubiquitin-conjugating enzyme E2 D2 isoform X2, giving the protein MALKRIHKELNDLGRDPPAQCSAGPVGDDMFHWQATIMGPNDSPYQGGVFFLTIHFPTDYPFKPPKLAFTTRIYHPNINSNGSICLDILRSQWSPALTISKVLLSICSLLCDPNPDDPLVPEIARIYKTDTEKYNRIAREWTQKYAM; this is encoded by the exons ATGGCCTTAAAACGAATTCACAAG GAGCTGAACGACCTGGGCAGGGACCCTCCTGCACAGTGTTCCGCTGGCCCGGTTGGAGACGACA TGTTTCATTGGCAAGCTACAATTATGGGGCCT AATGACAGCCCATACCAAGGTGGTGTTTTTTTCCTGACTATTCACTTCCCCACAGACTATCCCTTCAAACCACCTAAG CTTGCGTTCACCACAAGAATTTATCACCCAAATATTAACAGTAACGGCAGCATCTGCCTGGATATTTTGAGATCACAGTGGTCTCCAGCATTAACTATCTCTAAAG TACTTTTGTCCATTTGTTCACTCTTAtgtgaccccaaccctgacgacCCGTTAGTGCCAGAGATCGCCCGTATCTACAAAACAGATACGGAAAA GTACAACAGAATAGCCCGGGAATGGACTCAGAAGTACGCCATGTGA
- the LOC110504918 gene encoding LOW QUALITY PROTEIN: nuclear factor NF-kappa-B p105 subunit (The sequence of the model RefSeq protein was modified relative to this genomic sequence to represent the inferred CDS: inserted 2 bases in 1 codon) — protein MAEEEPYLPHQPYNFDIDPLWDPLNFPPMSHSNSLRTVTADGPYLQIIEQPKQRGFRFRYGCEGPSHGGLPGASSEKNRKSYPNIKICNYQGLARVVVQLVTNSKDAHLHAHSLVGKQCDKGICIADLQPKDSNISFPNLGILHVTKKNVSKTLEDRMSEAYRMGYNCGIVIHPEMDAFQGEFRIPRELTDHQRNLISSAASYQAKEMDLSVVRLMFTAFLPDSDGGFSRRLDPVISDPIFDSKAPNASNLKIVRMDRTAGCVTGGEEVYLLCDKVQKDDIQVRFYEDDETGLTWEAFGDFSPTDVHRQFAIVFKTPKYRDLNLQKPTSVFVQLKRKSDNETSEPKPFTYHPQIIDKEEVQRKRQKTLPNFQDYSGHGGAGGLYRGPGGXGGPATGGGGGFFQGYSTYNNYGTSYNSGFSPGMSGGGAGIKHAPQGRAEDSGDDSDMNDDPASGAVVGVRAKSEDASAGETSEEGGAGVELGPGDRTGECVLVARLVDVAERQAEALFQYAVTGDVSYLLAPQRQLMTAQDENGDTGLHLGVIHSQTDAVRSLAQVLSALPGEEVLNMRNNLYQTPLHIAVITQQKAAAEALLLAGADVTLCDRHGNTALHLAAQQKEGGMVGFLLRHREIVELVDLPNTAGLCSLHLAVLANSLCSLRDLLVNGGSVEVQERSCGRTALHLATELDNVSLAGCLLLEGNADVDCCTYNGSSPLHTATGRGSVKLTALLMAAGADPHKENFEPLFFREHDCCMDEEEEEDEGYIPGTTPLNMAATPEVLEILNGKEYKPETFVFVPPQGDMQSLGSDTKRALCQALECPEDGWEMLAHILGLGILNSAFRLSSSPASTLLDSYEVSGGKVKDLLEGLRTVGNCSALTVLEGALRETEHAPPAPQSTTKLLERVCDLKLDGWEDSGVCDSGVELSTA, from the exons ATCTGTAACTATCAGGGGTTGGCACGTGTGGTGGTACAGCTGGTGACCAACTCTAAAGATGCCCACCTCCATGCCCACAGTTTGGTGGGCAAGCAGTGTGACAAGGGCATCTGCATCGCAGACCTACAGCCAAAAGACTCCAACATCAG TTTCCCCAACTTGGGCATCCTCCACGTGACCAAGAAGAACGTGAGTAAGACACTGGAGGACCGTATGTCTGAGGCCTACAGGATGGGCTACAACTGTGGTATCGTCATCCATCCCGAGATGGACGCCTTCCAGGGAGAGTTCCGCATCCCCCGAGAGCTCACTG atcaCCAGAGAAATCTGATCAGCAGCGCAGCGTCCTACCAGGCTAAAGAGATGGACCTGAGCGTGGTGCGCCTCATGTTCACAGCCTTCCTCCCAGACAGTGACGGGGGCTTCTCCCGTAGACTGGACCCCGTCATATCAGACCCCATCTTCGACAGCA AAGCTCCAAATGCATCTAACCTGAAGATAGTGCGGATGGACCGAACAGCTGGCTGTGtgacgggaggagaggaggtctaCCTGCTCTGTGACAAGGTTCAGAAAG ATGACATCCAGGTGCGCTTCTATGAGGATGACGAGACAGGGCTGACATGGGAGGCCTTTGGGGACTTCTCCCCCACCGATGTCCACCGACAG TTTGCCATTGTTTTCAAGACCCCCAAATACAGAGACCTGAACCTCCAGAAACCCACCTCGGTGTTTGTGCAGCTGAAGCGTAAATCGGACAATGAGACGAGCGAGCCCAAGCCCTTCACCTACCATCCGCAGATCATAG ATAAGGAAGAAgtgcagaggaagagacagaagaccCTGCCTAACTTCCAGGACTACAGCGGCCACGGTGGAGCAGGGGGCCTGTACCGgggaccaggggg ggggggtcccgctacagggggaggaggag GTTTCTTCCAGGGCTATTCCACCTACAATAATTATGGCACCAGCTACAACTCTGGCTTTTCCCCTGGCATGAGTGGTGGCGGGGCAGGAATTAAACATG CTCCACAAGGCAGAGCGGAGGACAGTGGTGATGACAGTGACATGAATGATGACCCGGCCTCAGGGGCAGTGGTGGGGGTCCGAGCCAAGTCAGAGGATGCCTCTGCTGGGGAGACGAGTGAAGAGGGCGGGGCCGGTGTGGAGCTAGGACCAGGGGACAGGACTGGAG AGTGTGTGCTGGTGGCCAGGCTGGTGGATGTTGCTGAGAGGCAGGCTGAAGCCCTCTTCCAGTACGCCGTCACTGGTGACGTCAGCTACCTGCTGGCTCCACAGCGCCAGCTCATGACTGCTCAGGACGAGAACGGTGACAC TGGTCTCCATCTGGGGGTGATCCACAGCCAGACAGACGCAGTCAGGAGTCTAGCCCAGGTCCTCTCTGCCCTGCCTGGAGAGGAGGTCCTTAACATGAGAAACAACCTCTACCAg ACTCCTTTGCACATAGCGGTGATAACACAGCAGAAGGCGGCAGCTGAGGCCCTCTTATTGGCTGGGGCTGATGTCACTCTGTGTGATCGCCACGGAAACACAGCTCTTCACCTGGCCGCCCAGCAGAAGGAGGGAGGTATGGTGGGATTTctactgagacacagagagatagtgGAACTAGTGGACCTCCCCAACACAGCAG GACTGTGCTccctccacctggctgtgctTGCCAACAGCCTGTGTTCCCTCAGGGACCTCCTGGTGAACGGGGGCAGTGTGGAGGTCCAGGAGAGGAGCTGCGGCCGCACGGCGCTCCATCTGGCCACTGAGCTGGACAACGTCTCCCTGGCAGGCTGCCTGCTACTGGAG GGGAATGCTGATGTGGACTGCTGCACCTACAACGGTTCCAGCCCTCTCCATACAGCCACAGGGCGGGGCTCTGTCAAGCTGACCGCTCTCCTCATGGCTGCAG GTGCCGATCCTCACAAAGAAAACTTTGAGCCCCTCTTCTTCAGAGAGCATGACTGCTGtatggatgaggaagaggaggaggacgaagGCTACATCCCAGGGACAACTCCTCTCAACATGGCTGCCACTCCTGAG GTGTTGGAAATCTTGAATGGAAAAGAGTACAAGCCCGAGACCTTCGTCTTCGTCCCCCCTCAAG GTGACATGCAGAGCCTGGGCTCAGACACAAAGCGGGCACTATGCCAGGCTCTGGAGTGCCCGGAGGATGGCTGGGAGATGCTGGCACACATACTGGGCCTGGGCATCCTCAACAGTGCCTTCAGACTCAGCTCCTCCCCCGCAAGCACGCTGCTGGACAGCTACGAG gtgtctggaggaaAGGTCAAGGACCTTTTGGAGGGACTCAGGACTGTAGGGAACTGCTCTGCTTTGACAGTACTGGAGGGGGCACTGCGTGAAACAGAACATGCTCCACCAGCCCCCCAAAGCACCACAAAACTCTTAG AACGCGTGTGTGATCTGAAGCTGGACGGATGGGAGGACAGCGGAGTGTGTGACAGTGGGGTGGAGCTCTCCACAGCGTGA